The region TCACGGCCGGAGATCACCTGCAGATGCAGGCAGATTCCGGCATGCATGGCGATGGATTCCATAACGTGACGCACGAGGGATCCAGTGAAATGGCCGCCGATCATGCAGTATTCGAAACCTTCCGGCTCGCCAGTGCACACACAGTACGGACGTCCGGAAATATCGACTACAGCCTTGGCGAGCGCCTCATCCAACGGCACGGTAGCGTCGGCGAAACGACGGATGCCGCGCTTGTCTCCCAATGCCTGCTTCAACGCTTCGCCGAACACGATGGCGATGTCTTCGACAGTGTGGTGCGCGTCGATGTCGGTGTCACCGGTGGCTTTGATGGTCAAGTCGATCAGCGAATGCTTGCCGAGCGCCGTCATCATATGGTTGTAGAACGGCACCGAAGTGTCGATGTCGGTTTTGCCCGTGCCGTCGAGATTCAGGCTCAGTTCAACTTTGGATTCGCTGGTTTCACGAACGATGGTTGCGGTACGCGCCATGTTGCGACTCCTTTTGGAAAATGTTCGGTCCTGTTGTGTTGGTTCGATCCCGTATGTGCTCAATCTTGTTCCACAATACGCAACACTTCGACCAAGGCTTCACGGAAACGTGCCATTTCCCCGTCGGTGCCCATGCATACGCGC is a window of Bifidobacterium catenulatum DSM 16992 = JCM 1194 = LMG 11043 DNA encoding:
- the hisB gene encoding imidazoleglycerol-phosphate dehydratase HisB, producing the protein MARTATIVRETSESKVELSLNLDGTGKTDIDTSVPFYNHMMTALGKHSLIDLTIKATGDTDIDAHHTVEDIAIVFGEALKQALGDKRGIRRFADATVPLDEALAKAVVDISGRPYCVCTGEPEGFEYCMIGGHFTGSLVRHVMESIAMHAGICLHLQVISGRDPHHIAEAEFKALARALRFAIEPDPRVDGIPSTKGAL